The genomic stretch aaacaaaaatcagaaCTCAGATCTGGGTAGAATCCATAATCGACCAGAACTGAGTAACAGTCCACTTCAGCAGGAACCAGTGGTTTGATTGGCCTCAAAATTGGATCAAACTTCCTTCAGAATAGGACTAACCTTCGATCAAAACTAGAAGGCCATCGAATGGCTAGAACTCCCAAAACAGCTAGGCCGACAGTAGATAAAATAGAGAATCTTAACCCAGAAATTCTGCAGACAGATTAGAACACTTACCTGGCTGGCTGAATGAGATtagaaacaattaaaaaaaaaaaaaaaaaaaaaaaaaaaaaaaaaaaagaaaatatgaagatCCACTCGGACTTCTCACCGCAGAGtgtcgcttggatcaaacaccaaacccttcttctttgatcaaacacaaagaaaccTTCAGAGGAGAAAACGCAGCAGCAtcttttttgttcataaaattcgtggctctactaatgagagctctcctttatttataataatgatggggggttacataaaatagaaactaactttaatttccaaaaactgaaataggaaactaaaaattagaaactcacttagttactaaaactgaaaatagaaacttacaaaattgAAAGTcctgtagttactaaaactagaaatagaaactaagaaataagaagtactgaaattagaaactaattaaccccatcaaaactaactaaaaaggaaactaatgaaaagggaaactaactagtaatcccgtacttaATTTTAAAGCCTCCATTttggacccataaaagtggtctattacactcaaaacacatgggatcaaaggcccaacatatatggaacccaaccctaggcttattttatatatctaataaaataagcattttttggtgattaatctgcattaCCTTAAAATTTCCAGCTGAGGATCCAATGATCTATATGAGAGGAGCATTCCACTGTCATATTTCATCCAGTTACATCATTTCTTTTTGCAGCCCATTCTTTGCAAATGTATGGTGGATGTAAACTTTCTCTATAGCTATTTTACTCAAAATTCCTGGCTCCTCAATCTAGCACTCATTTGCTCCCAAAGCTCTGCCCAGATAGCGTTTCTAAGCTTTTACGAAGTAATCCCGAAATAACCTAGGAAATTATTTTATGACTGCTGCTGGGGAGGCTAGTAGAACCAATAGGACTTATGTTTCCAATGCTAAATCTTTGGGACAAGGAATTGTTTTTTCACAGTAGATTAAAAAAGCAAAAATCTTACTGCATTGCAACGTTTCATTTCAAACTATATAATCTTTCATATTTGTGGAAATGGATTATGACACATACTGGCATTTAAACCATgaagaaaagtaataataaaCATAAAACATACATTCAGCTATTGTATTTGATGCATATACATGCAGACCATGATTTGTTTAAGAAGGGATTTTTTCCTGTATGACCCACTGAGAAAGGCCCTTCTTTATGGCCCTAATATCTGCCATGTGACAGATACAAGGTTCGTGGATAGGTAGGCACAGTGTTCTCTgatcacatgtcaagtttcaaaaCTGACAGAAGTACAGAACTGGCCACATGGCTAAAGAAAGTAATGTAGAACTGATTTGAAGATCAAAACAGTGCCAAGAACAGGATCAAAATACAGAGAACATATTCCAGATTTAGGAGAAATCACGTCTACAAAATTCAGATGGTTAGAATGATTCAAAACTCCGATCAAATTGTCTATTCAGAATATAGAATAGTTGCTGAAATTTTCAGATTGATCCACAGGTTGGATTAACAGTTATGCAGCAATAATAGCGATAGTAGGATAAGGGTATGACAGTAAATTTTTACCACTGAAAACAGAATTCCTAAAAGGATATTATATAGATCATTCTGTTCTGATCGTGGACTGAATTTCAGTAGTAGCAAATTAATAAAATCAGAAATCGACTCAGAATTAAGATGCAGAGAACAATAGTTAAGagagaagggtaaaatagggaGAACACAATTATTTCTAGATCAGCAGTAGCGCCTTCAAACCCGGGATAAGGGTATAGTCACACCCTTGTGGGTGGTGATCAAATGATCAGACGCAAAAGCAACTAACTGACAATTGACTCATAACATCCTCcattaaaattaaaaccatCTAGAGTATTAGAGTTTCATTACATCAGAGTATTAGGATCCTCCCATGGTGACGGAATATACAAACCCAACAGCCTTAAAAGAAGACATTCCCCTTGTGTatgttgatgttgttgttgcttgacccACCAAACTCAGGTTGTGCCTTTCAGTTTAGCTTCTGCAAATAAGACCTTTCGGGGCCTTAGTCAATCCGTActatccaaggattaaagtattggtattggtcatCGTATCGGTCTGCTAAAtgtaagatatgtatcggagggtatcgtatcgtaccTCACCTAGCGGGGGATGAAAGGGTGGGTGTATGATGCGAGGTGATGTGGTGTACCTCACCTAACGGGGGAAGAATGGGTTGAGTGTACGGTGTAGAGATAGTTGTTGGAACCATATGGTTGGTTATTATAGTATCACTGTTTCATGAAATGATAGAGTTAATTGATATACATATGTAGGATGGTTTATATGTTAGTATACCTGGGAGGTTTCTCCCTACTAAGCTGTCAAGCTTACCCCATTATTATATATCTTTTTCCATAGATGAAAGTCAAGGCTATAGATCTAGGAAGGAATTAATCAAGTAAATGATGTTTCAAGGGCACAGGTTAGTTTGTTATATTTGTGTAACTATTGGACATTTTGTATTACCTTTGGGATTGTACGGTTTTAGGGAAGTGGGTTGTAAATATTGCAACCAAGGTGAGATCCTGTTACTCTGATGTATTAAACTCTATATGTCATGATGAGTTTATTCATTTAATGGAAAACGTTATGGTTTTAATCGTCGATGGGTTGTTTTAATTCTGATCATTTGATTGCCATCTAGGAGGGTATGACCATACCCTTACCCCAGGTTTGGTGGTGCTACAGGTCTGAGAGAAACTTTGATAGAGTTCTTCCTTTAGGGTTTACCTATCAAAATATAATGGTAATCTAATGGCTAGATTATCCTAACTCAAATTCGTACAAAAAAATTTGTGCATATGAATTCCTGATCAGCTTAGGAATTGCAGCAAAGTCAGAGAGTAGTACTTACTTTTTAATGGAGAGGAAGATATAGGAAGAAGAAGGCAAGAATAAGGGAAAGAGACGAGCACCTGGGCCTCCCAAGGCAAGGTGTTTGGATGGATCAAAACCAACCATCCTTGATTGAACACAATGTATTCCTCACGCAGGAAGTAGAAAGCAGCAACTTTGTTTTCATCAATCAAAATTTGTGTACAATGCTGGgcccccttacaaacttatatagaaaacTTTAAAATAGACTTAACCCAATCCTTGACTAATTAGGTTACATAACTGATAGGAAattgaaataataaaagaaattgactcaaaacaggactggaCTTATAGAATCCTAATTCGGCCTAACCAATACACTAACAATtaatataaagaaataaaggCACTAACTTAACTAATCCCATATGCCTACCATCTACCCATAttataggcccattaaagtggcccattgcAAAGAAAACCCATTGAACTAAAGGCCCAACACCACTAATCCAAGCCAAggcttatttttaattaaatatgccCATTTAGGTCATTTATCTGCATTAGAAAGTTCTGAgaataaagtaaaattttacAGAAGTGATTGTAAACAAATTGACAACTGGAAATGCAAGGTAAATGTAAACGGATTGGTGGGGGGAGGgatatgatttgatttgatttccctCTGAAATTTGACGTGGTGGATCCAGTATGTTAGCTATCTATCAAAATGGTCAAAATTACCTCATTACCCTTCCATGTGGCACAACTGGGTGGCCTGTCAAATAAAGGCTTCCTCGACTGTCCATCCGAAGAACTTTTTGCCACAGTTTAATGCATTCcattgtacatttttttttttttttttttttttggggtgggggggaggatAGGTAGGCTTCCATAATACTTGAACGGGCATAttggaaggaaaagaagaatatgTAGATACTGCTGGTGATGCTTATAGTTGAAGATTCTGTAGATGCTTTTCTCATAAACATATCAAATGTTGTATTGTACAATTGAAGACATATGTGCCACACTTTATGAAGCTTGAAGCATCTCATGGGTTTGCAGGCTCACAGCACGAGATGGAGAACATGCAGTATGCAGAGGAGCTTCTCAGGGAGTTTCTTGTCTTCAGAGGGTTTACAAGTGCTTTGCAAGCTTTTGAGTCTGAATTGTCAACTGACATTGGCAAAGGATTTCAAGTGGATAGGATTCTAGAGCTAATTTTCTCAGTGTATGTTCCCAAATTCCAGGCCGAAAAACTAGTTGGTCTGCTGAATTTTTTTAAGCAATGTATTTCATCAACTGAGATGGTTCTTATCACCACCATATCAAAGCTGGAGGTCTCAATTCTTCGATACTATATTGTCCATGCTATACAGTTTGAAAGGAAAGACAAACTTACAGAATTTTTTGGGACTTATGGCAATGATTTGTTACAAAGTGGCCAGGACTGGATGCCATGGTTTGGTGGGTCCTCTCTTTGTACCTTTTGTTTTCCTTTGCCCTATCTTTCTGTTTGTGATCCCTTGATTTTAGCCACCTGCCCAATTTATACATGGATTTGCATGCAGCTATTCCATATCTAAAGAACCCGAGTTTAGATCCTCAATTTTGTGTCTACTTTTCAAGAGAGTGGTTTGATACCTTACATCTTTCATTCAGAAATTTCTTGAGTGAGATCTTCAATGGTACTCATATCCTTAAACAGAAATTCCTGTTTTATGTTTTAAGTATTTGTTTAAATGTACTGGTTTATGTTTAATCTATTTCTTTAATAAGCAGTCTGAATGTCTCTGGGGCTATATGATAAGAACACATTTAATTGATAACGAACTTAAGCTTTTATACTTGTGTACTGTCATTTGGGGAAGTCGTTCTTATTCTTTTATTGATAATCTTTCATTTCCTGAGTCATCGGGTATTAGACTTTTGGATTAATCATTCTCTGGCTTCATAACAAATCTTTTTATGAAGCTATAATTggtatttctttctttgttattttcaaATTGGTCATTGTGTATATATTATTCTATTAGATTTATAAAGATGTATTTAAGAGATGGGATGCCAATAGAGAAGAAGGAGTCACATTGTTGTGTTATTTAAAATGGTTTGATCCAACAGGACAACATTTATGCATCTTATGAGACTAATTAACGGCTAAATCCTGTGTGTGGGTGTGCGGGTGGGTATGGGTGTGGGTATAAGACTCCCAGAACACTTCCTTAACTAATGCACGCATCCCTACCCTATTAAAGATCAGTACTGAGAAGAATACAGTCAAGCGTCTAAAGAAAGACATTAGACAACTCAATGATAAGTTGTCACAGCTTCAGGCTCTATTAGAGGATAAGGACGCTCAGCTATGCCTGCTAAGAAGGTAAGGTTTTTTAAAACAATGTTTATTTCCAGAGTATACACATATACTTAGTGCAATCATCTGATTAGAAACGGTTGTCACTTGTCCACATAGTATGGCTTCGTCAGCAACGGAAAGAGGCATGATTCAAAAGAACTTAGCTTCACATCCAATATCTGAGACTCTAGTTAAGGGTGCATATGAAGAAGTTAAATTTCCGTTTGGGGGTCTTGGTGAATGTAAAGATAATTTCACTACTGATCATCAGGGAGAAACTGAAGATGGGGATCAGGATTGGGATGCTACTAGCCCCTGTACGTTCTCATCAGGACTGGCCTTGTCCAAGCAAGAACACTGTTCGAGTTCTACAAAGCTTCCTGTCAGAGATGGTGGAGCTAAGGAAGATCTTCAAATATTCCAAGGTGACCTTTATACAGGTTCTAACTATTTCTTTACTTGTACTCTCCATATGATCGCTAAGCATAAGCGGTTAGTTTAGTGGGAGGGGATGGATAATGAAAGGAAACACGACATCATCTTCATGATCTCAACAATCTGTTTCCTTAATTTCCCATCCATTTTTCGTTCCTCAAATGGGAAGATTGTATTTactatttctatttttcccaCATACACAAACTCGAGCACAATTGGTAACTGTTGGGCATGATGCCACAGAAAATGGTGGTGAAGTGCAAATAGAAGAAGAATTTCCAGAAGTGAAGGTAGAGTTCCAGGTAAAATTCTTTATCTAGTCTGATTTGATATTTCTCTCCATTTTCTGATAACCTGTCAAATATTTTATGTATGCATTTGGTTTCGCTCCACGTCgtataagtcatgtttctgttTACCTCAAAATTCATGCAATTTACTTTGTTTCCAGTATACAAAATTAGTTTCTGAATACCATGTATTACAGGAAACATTCTTAGGCCACACCAGTCCAATTAGTAGGTGCCGCTTCTCTGCAACTGGGAACAATATTGCGAGTGCTTCTCTGGATGGCACAGTCAGGTGATTACTGTAGAATCAGATTATGTGTAGCCCAGGGCTCAgtgtattttattattttatatgtgGCCACTCATTTATTTCACGTAGCCTAGTTATCATTTCAATTGATATCAACCATCTCAGGAATCTACTGCCATGGGACCACTGGACGTGAATTTATTTACTGTTCAAACTTGATGAAGGAATTTGATGGTTAACCGCATGTGaatgatttgttttttatttttttatatttttttataagattCAATCTaagaagtggcaatatctgatTGTGGAGGCCTATGGCTTGATGTTATTTAACCCAGCATTATTTGATTGTGCCTCGTTGAAGATCTCGCACATGATTAAATATTGCTAAGTGGTTCACAAACTCAGTTTGCATATTGCATGTTTCAATGAAGGATATGGACGTATGACTCTTCAACCTCAACATCTAGAAATGCAACTATATATTGCGGGGCAGAAATTATGTCACTTGACTGGGAGTGCAAATCTGACCGCTTGGTATGTGAAATGGAATATGGCATATATAGTTCTTAGCTGAAGTTTGGTTTTATTTGTAAATGGTCCTCCAGCCGTTTTGGAGGTTCAAAATCTTGTTTTCCTAGTTTCATTGTTCTTCTTGACAATAGTTGCTCATAGGCACAGCTGATGGGGGCATTAAAGCGTGGAATGTTGATGCAAAAAGAGTTGTTTGTGATCTCAATACAAGTGAAAGATATCCGAGGTCATCATTAACTTTATCTGACATCACATTATTCCGTTCAAATCAACGTGgtcttcatatattttttgtaGTGCAGAGTCTTGGATGTGAAGTGCAGCCCTGTGGAACCAATTTTTGTCTCAGCAGCAGCATCTAGAGGGTACTTTCTTTTGCATCCCAGCGTTTCATTTGAAAACATTTGAACTAATGGATATGTGCTTGAATGGTTTGTTAAGTTAATCTTGATCTATTCCTTACTGTTGTGAAGAATTGTGAACTGACAAGCTTCTAAATTTTGTGATGGTAAATGTATTCTGATTACCGTATGTGCCACCTATTGCCCACGAATGGAAGTTTTGGACTGTGACACTAATTTTGGTTTTCTGTGTTACCATATAATGGGACTGACCAGGGAGATCTCTTAGTAAAAACAAGTAAATCAATATGGTATGTCATTAGCCATTACAAACAAAAATTGATCATGTACCATTTAATAGTTAATTGAccccaaaaaaatcaatagTTATTTCTCTATATTTTATGGAGTAAAGAAATATATACTAAATTAATTGAAATTGGACCGGGAATTCACGAGGAGTTAACACATATTTGACATACTTAGAATTACAAAATCTTAAAAAGCCAATGATTTGGCAAGAAGAACTTATGCTATGAGATTAAAATAATGTTTCATGACAGTGGTCCATCTATTTTGTAGTTACAGATGGTAGTTAAAATTAGGTAATCTTGATCAGCTGTGCACAGATAATTCTTGCAAAAACTATTTCTTTTCCATATTTCCTAGCTTTGGTTGGAAGAGATTCATATGTTGACATTGCCCTTGCAGGCATGGCTCAAGTTTTATTGACCAAATGGGTTTTGCTTCATTAACTGTCTGGAACATGAAGACATGGAAGGCTACGGTATTGTATTTGCTTGTCCTAGAATTTCATATTTGTGGTTCGTTCTGAACTCTACTGCTAAACCTTATGAAAATTGTCTTTTCATGAAGACAGTCCTTCCTCTTGGTGATGATCCACCAGCAATTACTTCTGTTTGCTTTAATCACAATGGGAAGATTTTGGCAGCTTCTGCAACTGATGGAATGATTCACATGTTTGGTATCCTTCAGTTGGTCTGATACTGATTTCATTTGTTCACCACTTAGATGTACATATGGTTCATATATACTTGGATTTTTTGGCATATGTGTCTGCTATCCTTAAATAAGTAAAAGACATGTCAGCCGGTCTACAAATTACTGGGTGGCCTGCCCATGATTCTGCAGTAAGCTCTGTTCTGTTTGGGCCCGATGAGACGAGCATTTTCAGCTTGGGTTCTGATGGAAAAGTGAGTACCCCTTTCTCTAAAATTTCTTGTTTGGATGTACCCTTCTCTCTATGATTTCTGGGTTGGAGTTGTACCACTATATATAGCACTCAGTATGTTATTTAATCGGAGCATGTATTTTGTCCAAGTATGTTGCCACTAAATGGTCCTTTCCCAATACAATGGATGCGGAGAAGCTAATTTCCAGGATTTGCTTGTAGATATTTGAATGGAGCTTGCATAACCAAGGCCGAATTCTTTGGTCCAAAGATTGCAACAGGTATACCTACTATTTGCTGTCCTTGAACTGACTTAGTTTTCCATTGCTAGAACTAGTCTGTTTTTAAACTTCATCTTACAGGCCCAGAAGCAATATACAACCAGTGTAACTTGCTGCAAACATGCAGGCCAGTGTCATACATGGTTATCAGGTGTAAGGCACTGGCATTTGCAGACCAGGTTGCAGTCATTAATGGTTAAATGGTGGGGGAAacatttttatgttcttatgCTTCATGACACATTTTGTTCACCTGACACATTTATACTGTTGAAATCCCATGACCTGTCTGTATTTCTGTTGGAAAATGAGGTGCTTTTCTTACACAAATCCCATCTACCCAAACTGCTCTGCTATTTGTTGGACCTATAACCAGCAGCACGTTGGTATTTGTACTTCTTGTTTGAAAGGATCTTTTAAGTATTTGTGCTTCTTGTTTGTAGGTTCTTCAACCATGAGAGAGCAGATTTCTGCAGGCATGAAATGGCATTAGATGCAACTGGGAGGAGACTTTTGGTGACTTCCAATTCAGTTAGATCGCCTATATATCAGGTGATCCTCCATTGAGttaaattttctgtttttggcCATATTTGATCTCTCTTGCTACTTTGGACAATGTTTTGCTGTGAACACATTTGAACACTTCCATTCGGCAGTCCCACCCTTAATATTTATATGTTCTGATCAAACAAAATTTGTTTCAGGTTCAAGGtcatcatacaagagggttgaGAACGCTTCCACACACACAAGCGATCACAACAGTTGATTGGCACCCAACCTTGCCGATATACCTGACTGGATCAGCTGATCACTCGGTCCGCGTCACATCCATTTCTTGAGGTTTCTTCAGTTTATTCATTTATGCCTTTATTTATTGATTATTTTGGTTGAAGGGCTGGGATTTAACCCAGGTATTAGATATACAGTCCCAGTCCTTATGTTGTAATATATTGGTTATTCTTTCACATaaacttattatttttttcagtcTATCTTCT from Macadamia integrifolia cultivar HAES 741 chromosome 14, SCU_Mint_v3, whole genome shotgun sequence encodes the following:
- the LOC122060518 gene encoding WD repeat-containing protein 91 homolog, producing MENMQYAEELLREFLVFRGFTSALQAFESELSTDIGKGFQVDRILELIFSVYVPKFQAEKLVGLLNFFKQCISSTEMVLITTISKLEVSILRYYIVHAIQFERKDKLTEFFGTYGNDLLQSGQDWMPWFAIPYLKNPSLDPQFCVYFSREWFDTLHLSFRNFLSEIFNGTRIPTLLKISTEKNTVKRLKKDIRQLNDKLSQLQALLEDKDAQLCLLRSMASSATERGMIQKNLASHPISETLVKGAYEEVKFPFGGLGECKDNFTTDHQGETEDGDQDWDATSPCTFSSGLALSKQEHCSSSTKLPVRDGGAKEDLQIFQENGGEVQIEEEFPEVKVEFQETFLGHTSPISRCRFSATGNNIASASLDGTVRIWTYDSSTSTSRNATIYCGAEIMSLDWECKSDRLLLIGTADGGIKAWNVDAKRVVCDLNTSERYPRVLDVKCSPVEPIFVSAAASRGHGSSFIDQMGFASLTVWNMKTWKATTVLPLGDDPPAITSVCFNHNGKILAASATDGMIHMFDMSAGLQITGWPAHDSAVSSVLFGPDETSIFSLGSDGKIFEWSLHNQGRILWSKDCNRFFNHERADFCRHEMALDATGRRLLVTSNSVRSPIYQVQGHHTRGLRTLPHTQAITTVDWHPTLPIYLTGSADHSVRVTSIS